AGCGCCGAAATGGATCGCCGCCGCGATGCCTGGACCGCCCCTCCCCTGAAGGCTACGCGGGGTACGCTGTACAAATACATCAAGAGCGTCAAGAGTGCCTCCGAAGGCTGTGTCACCGACGAGTGAGTGATAGTTGACAGACGATTGACCCACCGGAAATCGCGATGAAATTCATTGAAATCGAATGGTGCTCGCCTGAGTATCAGTCGGCGTTGGAACTCCGCCACGAGGTGCTACGAGCACCTCTGGGGTTGAAGTTGACCGCTGAAGAACTCGACGGAGAGCACGGGCAATTGCACTTTGGCGTCGCCGAAGGTGATGAACTCATCGCGACACTCGTCGCCCGGCCCCATTCGACGAACCTAGTCCAACTGCGACAGATAGCGGTCCACCCGAACCGCCAATCCAGTGGCGTGGGCCGGTTTTTGATGGAGTACTGCGAGGCGAACCTGCGGGAGCGAGGGTTTCAGGAAATCACACTCAACGCACGACTCATCACCCTACCGTTTTATGAGAAACTGGG
This genomic window from Allorhodopirellula heiligendammensis contains:
- a CDS encoding GNAT family N-acetyltransferase, with product MKFIEIEWCSPEYQSALELRHEVLRAPLGLKLTAEELDGEHGQLHFGVAEGDELIATLVARPHSTNLVQLRQIAVHPNRQSSGVGRFLMEYCEANLRERGFQEITLNARLITLPFYEKLGYEAVGDVFKEITLEHQKMVKQIGGEST